One Myxococcaceae bacterium JPH2 DNA window includes the following coding sequences:
- a CDS encoding class I SAM-dependent methyltransferase, giving the protein MSRDAQHEDAVRQVYEEIAPAYEALFPVLHRYGDRVERFLDDAVTPGCRVLDVGCGPGPHTRALASSVDVVGLDLSPEMLALARRARPSGTWRVHSYHQPVPAELGRFDVALAIGCLDFCHDLPRVLGHFAAALKPGGRMLLTILERRPGLEAHESPTRVIPTAGPQVTLHLYSFEETARALAQVGLLPRAYAHAPGWVHLTEQRTMWFGWWDVVARGGAAL; this is encoded by the coding sequence ATGTCCCGCGATGCGCAGCACGAAGACGCCGTGCGGCAGGTATACGAGGAGATTGCTCCCGCCTACGAGGCGCTCTTCCCCGTGCTGCACCGCTACGGCGACCGGGTGGAGCGCTTCCTCGACGACGCCGTGACGCCGGGCTGCCGCGTGCTGGACGTGGGCTGCGGCCCCGGCCCGCACACCCGCGCGCTGGCGTCCTCGGTGGACGTGGTGGGGCTGGACCTCTCACCGGAGATGCTGGCGCTGGCCCGGCGCGCGCGCCCCAGCGGAACGTGGCGCGTGCACAGCTACCACCAGCCCGTGCCCGCGGAGCTGGGCCGCTTCGACGTCGCGCTCGCCATCGGCTGTCTCGACTTCTGCCATGACCTGCCGCGCGTGCTCGGGCACTTCGCCGCCGCGCTGAAGCCCGGGGGACGGATGCTGCTCACCATTCTGGAGCGGCGCCCGGGCCTGGAGGCGCACGAGTCCCCCACGCGCGTGATTCCCACCGCGGGCCCCCAGGTCACCCTGCACCTGTACTCCTTCGAGGAGACCGCCCGCGCGCTGGCGCAGGTGGGCTTGCTGCCCCGCGCCTACGCGCACGCCCCGGGCTGGGTGCACCTCACCGAGCAGCGCACCATGTGGTTCGGCTGGTGGGACGTCGTCGCGCGAGGTGGCGCGGCGCTCTGA